The genomic region gatgatgcatggatgacggatggatggatggatgatggatggatggatggatggatggatgatggatggatgatggatggatgatggatgcattgatggatggatgatggatggatgatggatggatgatggatggatggatggatgatggatggatggatgatggatggatgatggatggatggtgctTGAGGTTTGATTCATTCAAGAGGAAGGAGCTTCAACACATCCAGGAGGTCTTCTGGTCACCCTCTGTATCAGTCAACCCAGAGTCCCTGTGAAACAGGCAGCAGACGACCAATCACAGCCTGGCTGTCTCGCGCAACCAATAACCAGTGAAACCAGTCTGTTGGCTCGCTGGAAATATTCAGCCAGCCTCAGTAAATGTAGATGTAGTGTTTTTAAGATGGATGTGGTGACGAATGAACAGAAACCATCGGACACATGTTGGTGGCGATGATACATTTGGTTTCCAGCATCCGTTGCCATGGTGACACGTTCTAAGATGCGAAGCTGCAGAAtaccaaaatgaaacaaatctgttttttattcagGCAGTCAGATGGGTGAGGGGGCCCGCAGGGACCCACCGAGGGCCACGTCACTGAACACATTGGTGTAGGACGCTTTGAGAAACTGCACGTAGTTCTGCAGGCTTCGGTTGGTGCTGTCTGACTGCTCCAGGCGGTCCTTCAGGTCCTGCAGCCGGCTCTGATACCGCCTCTCCACCTGGGAATCAACAACACGTTACAGACATGTTGGAGGAGCAGGAACAAAGTGATGATCAGCAGTAACCTCACCTCCTCTTTCCTGCGCCTCAGCTGATCCATTTCTGAGGCGGTCCGGCTCAGCTGGGTCTCCAGTTCCACAATCATGGACTGGTTGGAGCGTTCTTTGGTGGCAGCACGTTCTCTGGTCTCTGAGATCTGGAAACACAGAACTACTTTTACACATGCtgaaaactaagtacaccctcaGTGCGTGTGATGTTGGGCTGTAAGAGACACCTGCTGGCGAGCATCGTCCAGAGCCTCCTCCAGCTTCCGACTCAGCAGGGAACATTCTCTCGTCTTCTCTTCCAGGGAGAGCTGATTGCTGTGGATAGTCTTATCCCGTTTGGAGATGACTGTTAGAAGGTCAGTGTTCTGACTGGAAACCTCCTCCAGTTTCCTGATAGACGACAGGAGAGGAAATAGTACTTCTAGCAAAGTTTAGGAGCACACCTGAACTGGATTTAGATCTTAGAGTCTCCATCAGCAGCAAATATTTTACTCTGTTGTTTGGTCTGAATGTCGAGGAAGTGAGGAGGTCACTGACCTCTCGAAAGACTTGACTCTCAGCTGAAGCTGTCGGTTCTCCTCCATCAGCACATTGTTCTTCTGTCTCAGAAGATCCACTTGGTGTCCCTGGGACTCCATCTAACACAAAGCACATTCTCTGTGAGAGCAGGAAGAAGCTCCTATAGGAACAGTGCTGTACAGTCTCTATTTCTTCCCATTGTCCCTCTTCCTGAACTCCTTTAAAGTGGTCTGGATCAACGAttctccaggctttctgaaggcCTGACAGAGGTTAGAAGTTTTCTTTTGACTTCAGTCAAATCTACATTTTAACTACTTTAAAAGAGTCCAGGTTTTAGGAGTTTTGACCTGGACTGGTTTAAAACAGCCACTACGGTCCTGGAATGTTCTGGAGAATCCATCCAGTAAAATCCTGGAGGTCCAGCAGTGTGTCAGGAATTCACACAGTTTGGTCTGAAAACTGAATCAGGCCTGAAGAACCTCAGCACAGATCATCTCTCTGTCCTGTTCTGGATCTTCAGTGTTTATGTGGAGATGTTCAGCTGAGTGTTATGATAAACCTGGTGTGACCTTTAGACGGAGCTCCGTCAGGTTGGTGCTGAGCTCCACGTTTTGTCTCTCCTGGCTGCGTTCCTGATCCTGAGCTtcctgcagctgcagctggCAGCGCCGCAAGGCCTCTGGAAGAGCCTCCAGCTCCGAAAGCCGACCCAGGAGCTCCCTGCGCACCGCCTCAAtctccttctccagctcctccctcACCAGCTGGGCCTCGTGTTCTGCCTGGGCCACCTGGGAACAGTACTGATCGGCCTCGGCCCGGGTTTTCCCAACCTGTAGAGTTTGTTAAACGGTAAATAAAGCCTAAGTGAGGTTGGGTCTGGGTTCACCAGAGTTCCTAATGCATCTTCCAGTACCTGGATCTTATAGCTGTCCAGCAGAGTCTCATACTGTCTGATGGAGGCTTTGATCTGCTGGAGCTCTGACTGAGACAAGCTCAGCTTCTCCTCCACTGCAGATGCTGCAGCCTGCACAGACACTCCATCAGATGTCACCTTGTAATGCATTCAGACATCAGGAGAAGATCCTGACAGGACAGGAACCCTGACCACTTCTGTCCTACCTTCAGGGTCTGGTTTTCCAGTTTGGCAGCCATGTTCTCTGCAGACACTCCACGCAGGCGATCCAGCAGCGCCTCCCTGTCCGACCGACCTTCATCCTGCACGCTCTGCAGCTGCTCGGTCAGCTCCGATATCCGGCTGATGGAACAGAACAGACCAGGACAGGACAGATTCAGAAAATAGTCCTGATCCaactctgtgtttatttattaaagtcaGAAGGACAACGTGACAGAATCAGTGTCAGAAATGACTGTAGGCTACTGGAACAACACCAGAACAACTGCTGATGTTCTGTATAAAATCCAAACGTCATTGTCTGTTTGGACCTCTAGGGAATGAATGGCTACACTTCAGACAAACATCTGAGCTCCAAACGGACTAAACAACCTGATGATCCCTTCTGCTGCTGAACAAGATGGATCCATCTGTCCATGTTTCTGCCTGAAGCTTCCTGTCAGTGTGGTTCCTCTCAACAGAATCTTaacttttcatccatccatccatctgtgccAAACATCTAAACATGATGAAGTTCCAGTTACCTGTTCAGCAGAGACAGCTCCATCTCCAGCTGACTCTTCTCCTTTGCTTCCTCTACATGTCGACGCTGCCAGACTTCAGCTGTTGACAGAGCTTCAGCTACCTGCTTCTCCTGCTGGACACAGTCACAGAGTTCATCTGGGTGGATTTATTTCTGGAGCTGAAACATCAAGAACATTGGACCCACCATCTGCAGCAGTTGATGGCTCAGCTGTCCAGCAGCGTCCTCACTGCGCTCCGCTCGCTGTTTCTGAGCTCTCGTGGCTCGTTTCAGAGCCTCCCGGTCGTCCAGCGCCTCCTTCTTTAGTCTGTTCAGCTGGTCCGTCACATGATCTATCTCTGCCCTCTGCTGATTGGCTGCCCGCTCCAGGTTCTGCAGGAACTCAGCTTAGTTCAAAAACTAAACCTCTATGTGTCAATGATGCTGAGCTGCACAGACAGACCTTTATCTGCACGCTGAGCCGGTTGTTCTCAGCTTCTTTGGACCGTAACTGTCCCTGTAGATGAGCTCTGGTCGACTCCAGAGTCCTGGAGATGTCTGCTGAGCTCTTA from Girardinichthys multiradiatus isolate DD_20200921_A chromosome 8, DD_fGirMul_XY1, whole genome shotgun sequence harbors:
- the odf2a gene encoding outer dense fiber protein 2 isoform X3, which encodes MRNRSGSPPVHVHVSDATPVHVHIKSQRTSPGRTPQGKINMDKSTLRPTAKVKTRVPWIPPGKASYKWEGPTHCLEITPPLPEPEPEPERSQSVLRLSDLTSEEEEGLQGRISQYERKIESLMTEVSSLTTEVELRKKEQLLERQSEQLNVSKRVIAEQEEELAEVTQELQETERQNSRLRQSMEKMLEESEHNKLDGFPLDKDVLLRRLWEAEAEGDAAAQQVSALKEAISKLCSTGRNRLSSSFLSQQKDLLLKKLETFEATNRTLRQLLREQQDAQMESIGLSEQKKALLKKLADTEAENVHLVEKLQKKDGELHQLSNLLGSEKEKAKSSADISRTLESTRAHLQGQLRSKEAENNRLSVQIKNLERAANQQRAEIDHVTDQLNRLKKEALDDREALKRATRAQKQRAERSEDAAGQLSHQLLQMQEKQVAEALSTAEVWQRRHVEEAKEKSQLEMELSLLNSRISELTEQLQSVQDEGRSDREALLDRLRGVSAENMAAKLENQTLKAAASAVEEKLSLSQSELQQIKASIRQYETLLDSYKIQVGKTRAEADQYCSQVAQAEHEAQLVREELEKEIEAVRRELLGRLSELEALPEALRRCQLQLQEAQDQERSQERQNVELSTNLTELRLKMESQGHQVDLLRQKNNVLMEENRQLQLRVKSFERKLEEVSSQNTDLLTVISKRDKTIHSNQLSLEEKTRECSLLSRKLEEALDDARQQISETRERAATKERSNQSMIVELETQLSRTASEMDQLRRRKEEVERRYQSRLQDLKDRLEQSDSTNRSLQNYVQFLKASYTNVFSDVALGGSLRAPSPI
- the odf2a gene encoding outer dense fiber protein 2 isoform X1 produces the protein MRKAMRNRSGSPPVHVHVSDATPVHVHIKSQRTSPGRTPQGKINMDKSTLRPTAKVKTRVPWIPPGKASYKWEGPTHCLEITPPLPEPEPEPERSQSVLRLSDLTSEEEEGLQGRISQYERKIESLMTEVSSLTTEVELRKKEQLLERQSEQLNVSKRVIAEQEEELAEVTQELQETERQNSRLRQSMEKMLEESEHNKLDGFPLDKDVLLRRLWEAEAEGDAAAQQVSALKEAISKLCSTGRNRLSSSFLSQQKDLLLKKLETFEATNRTLRQLLREQQDAQMESIGLSEQKKALLKKLADTEAENVHLVEKLQKKDGELHQLSNLLGSEKEKAKSSADISRTLESTRAHLQGQLRSKEAENNRLSVQIKNLERAANQQRAEIDHVTDQLNRLKKEALDDREALKRATRAQKQRAERSEDAAGQLSHQLLQMQEKQVAEALSTAEVWQRRHVEEAKEKSQLEMELSLLNSRISELTEQLQSVQDEGRSDREALLDRLRGVSAENMAAKLENQTLKAAASAVEEKLSLSQSELQQIKASIRQYETLLDSYKIQVGKTRAEADQYCSQVAQAEHEAQLVREELEKEIEAVRRELLGRLSELEALPEALRRCQLQLQEAQDQERSQERQNVELSTNLTELRLKMESQGHQVDLLRQKNNVLMEENRQLQLRVKSFERKLEEVSSQNTDLLTVISKRDKTIHSNQLSLEEKTRECSLLSRKLEEALDDARQQISETRERAATKERSNQSMIVELETQLSRTASEMDQLRRRKEEVERRYQSRLQDLKDRLEQSDSTNRSLQNYVQFLKASYTNVFSDVALGGSLRAPSPI
- the odf2a gene encoding outer dense fiber protein 2 isoform X2, with protein sequence MRKAMRNRSGSPPVHVHVSDATPVHVHIKSQRTSPGRTPQGKINMDKSTLRPTAKVKTRVPWIPPGKASYKWEGPTHCLEITPPLPEPEPEPERSQSVLRLSDLTSEEEEGLQGRISQYERKIESLMTEVSSLTTEVELRKKEQLLERQSEQLNVSKRVIAEQEEELAEVTQELQETERQNSRLRQSMEKMLEESEHNKLDGFPLDKDVLLRRLWEAEAEGDAAAQQVSALKEAISKLCSTGRNRLSSSFLSQQKDLLLKKLETFEATNRTLRQLLREQQDAQMESIGLSEQKKALLKKLADTEAENVHLVEKLQKKDGELHQLSNLLGSEKEKAKSSADISRTLESTRAHLQGQLRSKEAENNRLSVQIKNLERAANQQRAEIDHVTDQLNRLKKEALDDREALKRATRAQKQRAERSEDAAGQLSHQLLQMEKQVAEALSTAEVWQRRHVEEAKEKSQLEMELSLLNSRISELTEQLQSVQDEGRSDREALLDRLRGVSAENMAAKLENQTLKAAASAVEEKLSLSQSELQQIKASIRQYETLLDSYKIQVGKTRAEADQYCSQVAQAEHEAQLVREELEKEIEAVRRELLGRLSELEALPEALRRCQLQLQEAQDQERSQERQNVELSTNLTELRLKMESQGHQVDLLRQKNNVLMEENRQLQLRVKSFERKLEEVSSQNTDLLTVISKRDKTIHSNQLSLEEKTRECSLLSRKLEEALDDARQQISETRERAATKERSNQSMIVELETQLSRTASEMDQLRRRKEEVERRYQSRLQDLKDRLEQSDSTNRSLQNYVQFLKASYTNVFSDVALGGSLRAPSPI